The genomic DNA ctcGATCCGATCTCCATAGAAGCGATCGGCTCGCTCGCCGATCGACCTCGATGCTCTCGAGCCGCGCCACGCTCCGCTTGAATATGCATGCGAATTCCATCCTGTTTACAACGACTATCTGGCAACCGGTCGGCCGATcggaagggggaggggtgcACGGGTGACACAGATATTTTCTTAACCTCTAAAGGCACCTACGGCCGGTTCTTCGATGCAGCCAGTATGCAAACGAGCTCGAGTTCTCCGCCACGACGGATCGCTCCTCGAAacgaaaggggagggagaggagggaaggggttTTACGCAACTTGAGGCACGAATCAACTTTCAAAGAGCGagacttttcttttaaaaccgCGATTCGAAGCACCTTCCGCGCTTTACGGGGTCGAAGGCCCCGAAAGCGAGTTTCTCGAGGGgcgaaatatatcgaaatcgaTCGGGAAAAAACCTCCCTCGGGTGAAGTTCGGGGAAGGGTcctcgatagaaaaaaaagaagaaggaaggaaacggCGTAAACATCGAGGCGAGGGATTTTTGGACGGTGGGGAGCGTCGAGAACGAGGGACGGGGGGAAGCGTCCCGTTGGCACGGAAACTAGGGCTTCTTctaaattcgatataattagcAACAATGTTTGCTTACTCGTGTACGCAAGGTTTAAAACTTGCCTGAGTTTCTTCTTAGGGATCCTGTTCGTtgtttgttcttcttcttctttttttttgacgcGATGGTTAAGATTCTTTCCTTGAAAGGGAGATACATCGCGTTCGCGTCAAGATTTTGAACAATCTTGTCGATGTGGGGGgataatttaatcgaagaatGACTCGGGGAATAAAGGGAGGATTTCAtcgaatagtaataaaaagcTTCTCATACGTTTAAGTAGAATATTAGacttaaaaatggaaatttcgaattgtatatattcgagacgcaaagttttaataacaatttcaagATCAATCATTGCGTTAAGTTTTATAAACTCaatcctttattttattatgaacgATAAGAATTATCTCGACCGATCATcccttaaaatttcaaaagattttgctccaatattattcgatcgagaaGTGCAACGATTTCCGTTCACATTGCAGCTCGCTGTGTGAAACTGCCGCGCTCTGTTCCTAGCATCGTCgtgaagaaattttcgaataaatttaattaattcttttataaatttcaacgagCTCAACGACCGGTTGCCTCGCTTGCCAAGAAGCATTAACCCGAATAGCTGTTCAAGCTTGTTGTCAACCAGCAAGGAAATCGCAAGTGGCGACGatcttcgagaaaagaaaatcgaatatttttccgtATCCCTCTTccttagaataattttaatttttataaaaattgtgcaCGAgcgacaaagagagagagagaaagagagagagttcgaTGACCGAGTTAAGTAGATAATGAGAGTAACGTTGTCGTGGAATTGAAGGGAATTATTCCGCGAGCTCAATTGCGTAACGCGGTGAGGACTGTTACGCGTTGATGTTGCGCAGGTCTAGGTAAACTCGAGCAGACACGTGAATACCGTGATCGTTTTGAAAGATTACGAAGAGGTATTatcggttttcttttttttttttcaatcggtttgaagagaaaagagaataaaaatcgaacgattgCAAAAAACTTTTGTGTAATCGTGATGAATTTTGAACTTTGAATGTGACGAATCTAGAGACGAATAGAGATTGGAATAGGATTGATTTGATTATGATGCTTGTCGAGGAATTTATTCTTAGTTACGTATAAACAAGTTGATGCTCAATTTTAGATATGAGAATTTATAGCCGAACCATTTATCACGATAATTTAAGATgatcgtatttttcttttcctcttctttttttttttttctgatgaatatgatataaagataaaataaaaaaaaaataaaaataatttaacctcatcgtatatattcgatttattacgttattaagtaattttaaataaaaatcgtttgatcgaaatgtttattttgattttgaataatatagtatttgtaaaatgaatttttattaatcttgatAACATGATTTATTGCTCGAGCTCGCGCAAGGTGTACCAAGACATTTTTGACTGACTGTATATCTTATTTGACCTTGTTTACGAGATATGTAACGAGTTTTATGTTCTgtcatttttgtatttgattatcttgcatatttcaatatttgcgtTGTATTGTTATTCAATACTTTTTCGGATACTTTCAGATATTACACGAATTCGCAGAAATTCCCTTCCTCGATTTCTCGAATTgttctttgaatatataattttattcccaattaataagaaattaattaataattcttttatcattcctggtatttaatttagatgactagatatctatttttcaaagtttttattttttcatcgttgAAACAAGAGTTTCGAGTCGaggttaattttcatttatttttaaaataaaggaaaaattaatataaactgaTACGTATTACTTAACATTGATCCACATTCTCTCATCTTGTTTATTTCGCATAAATAATGTTAGAATAACCCgacaaataaattgtaaatacatcataattcaaatctaattatattccACTACCGACATCTTCGTATTgccagaattattattttatataaaaacaagaaaataaataaagatacgaTATCTCGCTCAAgctctctctcgatcgaaatCTTGTTTcaaacgtaaaaataaaaatttaaaaaaaaaaaaaaaaggaaattagcATAATAGAcgacaaaaaaaaactagCTAAATTATCACACTTATACTTTTCCTCGTCCCTCGTCCCCCCCAAACGaagaatttcttattcaaaCTGATGTACCGAGAtaagaatattctatatttgtatGAAATAAGAGGAGATGAGAGAAATTTGTCACATTCACCCCACGGAAATCCAATACTAAATTGCTCCAGGCCCtcgaaatataattggaaACATTCACAGAATTCGTTTCAAGGGGAGGACGTGACGCCCATCTCGTTGTTTCCTGAAACTAATTCGATTTCCGTAAAACCATGTTTTCCGCGTAATCGGTCTGGAAATGACGACATACAGTGAGAGAAACAAGCGATAATATACATacttatacgtatatatatatatatttatcaattcaaaatgttatttcattcgaataaCATCAAATTCGATCTTActtctatcaaaaaaaaaaagaaaaaaaaaaaaattcgatcgagacgATCACGATCAATATTGCAAGCTCTCATAGCTTGGACTctgatcatttatttattttttctttttttttctctacatCATcccatcgataaatttaacgtGATGGCGGTCACGTAGCCGCTCAATTTACTcgattgaaacatttttcccTCTGCTTTTGTCGGGCCGTTTCTTACTCTCTACCCAAATAATTGCATTTCGAACGAGAAACACGATGTTCAGACACGAAAGACCGGTGACGCAAGAGATACACTATATAAAAGATAGCAACCGAAGATTGAATCGAAcaataaatcgaatttcttttctctctctctctctctctctctcgctcatGTGTCCCTAATCAATCGAAGGAGTGCTCGTAATTTCACAATCGATTATCTTAATCATCCGTTTCCGCGTGGCACCACCTACGTTTGCCCGATCCGCAGACTATTTTCATGGATAATGGGCCAATTGTAAATTATCGCGAAAATCGTAGCTTGTGCAATTCGAGTAAACggtaaataatagtaaataaacaatcgaattgttaaaattgtaaaaattgattgattatatTGTGATTAACCCGTTCACCTCAAATGACAATTATCATTCGTTatgatgatttaatattagagTATGGAATGACGAGTTATAATCTCGTCATAGGTAAAAACCaggaatatataatagaagcagtaaaaaatttgatcgatgattgtattgataaaaaaaaaaaatgaaatatatataaaaaattgtttggatCAAAGGGGATCGTATGCTAATTAAACATCCTAGCTCTGATCTTGTAATAAATCGTGATACCATGTATAAGTTGGATAAATTTAACCTcacaattattccaattaattctaattacatataatgtaCTTAAACGTATCtactataaatatcattaatattaatgtatagttaataaatacaatatacatgATATCaatgagattaataaattaataaaagaacacTTGTTTGCATCAAAGTTGATGCAAAGACAAGATAGATTTATACaatggtaaaaaaataaatagagaaagtgcttaacttatttatttatatgcaagaattcttttaattttagatagatataaatttattacatgatgcatttcaattttgcatcatataaagaaataaaaatgaaattttgtatgatatattaattagtagaattaaatgaattagaaataaactcttctctatttatatattcaccattatatatatagataatcagtttttttttcttttaattaataaatgaattgtgTAAACAATTCAATGAGCCTATTTCTATCCTATATATCCTATCTTAAATATGagataaaatatgattcttTAACTAATTACttggatggaaaataaaatgaaaactgTTCATCTAAAagtgaatagaaatattactaTCAAACTAGTGACTAAACTAACcaattgatcaattaattatgaatttgaaatgaaaataagctatatttctaaaaaaaaaatgaactaattaatcttaattctaGTTAACCtaaaaaacttttgaataaatattaaaatatttcacaagaaTTTTGAtagtttcattaatattttgatattttaaataaattcttaaataactggaaagaaaaatataaacgttATGCTATTAtgccaaaataaaaattttgttaacgtAATAATTCTCCATTTTTTATGAGATGCAGTATTCTCGTTTCAAATGCCGTGAAATAATCCATGAAACAAATTCAGGAACATGCGCGCGCAGGTTGAGAGACGCGGGAAttactttcgaaaatatttaccaGCACTAACAACAGGCTCGTAAGCCACGTGCTTCTGCCTCGAAACGTTCTTAATGGTTTCGTGTGTATCTTTTTCATGGGGATTATATAAGTCTCTTTGCGAGAATTTAATCTATCCATGAACACCTCATTCGCGATTCCAAGCACGTAGCTCTTTAATTCTGCCTCGAATGTCTAAGTCACCGTGAAATCTTATATCTAATAGTTGACACTGACTTCTCTCAAACACGATATCATTCGTTATACGCGTCGAAAAACACTTTCGAGACAAGATTAATTGGAGATTCGATAATATCGCGAtacaaaatttctcgaatatgcTCGAGCAATTACAGAGAAATTgatcgtattatattataaatgaaaaaatatattatattctcagATTTCACTTACCAAACGATGTGATTAACGTGATTAATGTGTGATAGATGAACAGGAATTCGTTGATAGCACTCACCTTTTCATCAAGATTATTCAAATCTGGCAACTGAAACAAAACGATAGATACGAGTTAGTTCTATAAATCGTCACTATTTTGTAATGGCTATCTCGGACAAGGGTTAACGTTTCATTAttcgatttgaaattatataaccaTAATCAAGAGTCGTAAGATAAATGAACGTGCGAAAAGTTACCTcggtaaataatatgaatattgtgAGCTCacataattaataacactaacaaattataaacaattttcaatcacATCACGTGCACAATAACGAACAACAACACGCATGACCGTGAACTGGAGAAAAGATTCAAATCGCGAGAGGACGTATCGTCGCGCCATCTGACGACATATTTGGTACTAACGTTTAGGTGAAAAATGGAGGAAGGGAAGCTAGTCAACTACGTCAATGCCTACTTTATCCACACGTGAGTTTGGCCAGTCGGCAGATGCCGCCCACGgtacatcatttttttttttttttctttactcgtGCTTGCAAATTGAAGGAAATTGAAGCCAATTTATAGCAATCAGCTGTTGTGTTTGAATATATTCTCCCGGAGACTGCAGATAGCGTGCTAGTATTAATTTAACGCTTGATGCGTCAACTCGTCTAATTAACCTTCATTATTCTCGATACGTGTTCCGAAGCGGGCGAAATAACGTGAAAGCgaggagaagaaatttcttctcgcgcgaaatttaaataaactgtTTTACaaggtaataataaataaaaaaaaaaaaaaagatactatgcaaattttaataagattgaaacgaataaaatgtcCTCTCTTTGAAATTCATGAATTTCCCTCATTCACTTCAGGAACGATAACAACTTTATgacttattttccaattttaaaataaattatcgcgaTATCCCTGAAAGTCAAACGTGACCACGTAGactcgaatatattataaaattgtttcccGAGATTGAGATTCTACTTAAAGAAACACAAAGTTAGACacggtttatattttttcaagtgttatattcttttatattctttcagaTTTTCGATTCACCTTGATCCAGATTATATCTATAGCAGGATCGTACACCGTGATTCGCTTCGATATAGAAatgctatataatatatttaataaccttGTCTGATGTTGAAACATGATAATTCCCTTCGAGAACTAACGAGAGATATTACGTAAATGAAACTGGAACGTCTTTGGATTATACATCGGGTTTGTCTCTGCGGTCTCTCTTTGAATATATGACAATTTTTACCTCTATTAACTGTACCTCAATCTCCTTCTTGTCCCAAAAGAaatgagaagagaaaaatttgtaaaaaaagaattgaccgtatcaaaatgattcaatattgatcgtaattttttaataaatttttaaacgatccgagcaaaaaaatattctcgagggaaatataataatataatctgaactttttgaaaaatttaaagttattcCAAAATCCaagcaaataaataatcgttttgaaaatgatattgtaaCAAAATCGCATCGAATGTACAGCTCGCCTTGAAAACCGTCCGTTTAGTTAGTCGTTCAAGTTTTAAGAAGTAAGAATGCATATCAGTGAAATCTGTTCAAACATTTACACTAAAATCAATGCGTTATTTACTCGCCTTTGTCTGCTACTACTACTTTCAATATGTACCGAGAAAATAGCATGTTGCTTACAGTAGTTTATCGAGCTATATACTCGGCATTGATACTCATCAAGCGATAGAGTCGAGTTTCATGAAATCAAGGTCGATAATGACCTTGGAATGTCCttgatatctttctttctttctctttaacaATCGTTTATTCTATacaatcgatattaaaaatatatatatatatacgtatattgaATTTGTTCACATTTTTtcgcgatatataaaattcaatttcctctcgatcgaaatctaattaaaaaaaaatcatcgatacACTCCGTCAACCAAAAATTTGCCATCAGATTCATCGAATTATCCGGTAATTTCGTTCgttggattaaaatttaccGAGTTGCAGAGCCAATAGCCATATATCtgcaaattaaattctcttcgTGTTTCGTCGAAATTTGAAACAGAGATCCGGCAAAATTTGAAGTTCTTTGAAGTTTCAAGAGGCATTCATTAGATTCGTGGAGGTATCGAActcgtgaaaagaaaaaaaagaaagaaagaaaggaaaaaaaagggaaggaagcAAATATACGAGATATCAAAAAAACAATGACCTCTCGTTCCCGATCCGACAAACCAAGTTCGTTTACCTTGATAACGCGTTTGTTATCACcagaaatgtttttaaaaccGATTATTCGAGGTTATTTcactcgaaaagaaaaaatctcaaaCGTTGAATACGCGCCGCGTAAATTGGCTTTGGCACACTTCAATTTTTACCGCGAGCTCTaatcgagatcgatcgataacgGTGTAGGATTAAATAACGATAAGAACGATGCCCAgccttgttttaaaaaattaacgcgTAAACATAAACGGacgatttacaaaatttacaattatttgcaaaaattagaaattggaaaatcgtcgtgattcgatatttcgattcgatgcgttattaatttcaatttcattgaaaaattcatgcaatttaatttgtaattttatacgaaatatcGAAGCTTAGAATGTTTCTAGGCCAGTGATTTTCacaatcttttttatcttatggAACGTAAGAATTTTACttggtaaaatttttcaacgtatatctctctttctatcattCTTGTTCCAAAGTATAGGAgatataaaatggaataacatttaattgcACGAGgtgaaaagaatttcattccactttcttttcgaaaaatttttaaaatcctatctatatatatatatatatctccctgtataataaaaagaataatattataaaattatttacaacaataattatctattctaCTTTCTATAATTTACACGTAGAAAtctgaagaatttaaaaatcaccGGCCAAGAATGTataacgtataaaatataaattgaaaaaacaagaaaCCGGTTAAAAAATAccgatacaaataaatatacgtataaaacgGTCAAAGGTAAAAATATACACGTACATCATCGTCGCACAACATGTTCggtattttattagaaatataaacaaataatattttacattgatCGATTGGAATCGTTTAATAAGATCCTTAATTACCTATCCTCGTAAAATACTCTTTCCAAATATATCTCATTTACACAGATCGCAAGATCAAtcatcgttttatatatatatatatatacgtttagaAATCTTTCCTCTATTTCTCTCACGCATTCTCTTccatcctctctttttctcttcctattTTAAACTAGCGAAAATTCCGCACGCGTACCAGAGCAGATGATTTATCGAAGACGCTAGGCAAGCATACTATACCAGAATTCGAAACTCGCCGCGTAAATTTGTCACGAATAACAGGCATTCCGCgatttcgattaatcgagGCATCCAAAAACCGGATCTTTCGtcactttcaaatttttcgccTCGTCAACTGGTACAACTTCTATATTCGTTTccatattcgaaattaatattgtcaCATTTGTAAAGATTCACGAGCAGTGAATGATGAAGAGGTCGAATTCGTTTAATCCTCCCCCGCATTTTCAACGGAGCCTAACACTCGATCGGCCTCGTAACCCTCGAAAAAGTTGGCCCGATTTCTCGATTCGCCACCGATCCCAAACTTTTCCATTTGCCGACTTCACGCCCAAGAAAACTTCCCAACTTTCCAACCGGCGGCTTCCGTgccgtgaaaaaaatatgtaactggtcgagagagagaattgaacGGAGACATTCCGGAATCGTGCCGGAAACCGGTCAAATGTAAAACTAGCATAGATGGGAATGGTTTCGAAGAgggtttcgaaattattattatcgtcgagtggaacgaaaaaaatgatgttgatcatttttttttttaacaagacATAAAACTTTCCCCATACtccttcaataaaaattatcccgtaggaagaaatattattatctctgctcttgaaaatttatttataagaatttagaatttaaatgttattaagataataaaaagagatcTTCGTTCCAccctatattatatatttcacgaatGCGATGATTCCATTATAGAGAAGAAATTCACAAACGTTTAATCTAACGAGCTAGCTATCTATTGTTGCAACATTTGCAAAAGagcgtgtgtatgtatgtatgtatgtgtgtggaGAGATGTGCAAAATAAGCGAGTCACGGATACGTTTTCAAATTTCCACGAATATCTTGAATGCTGCTCTCGTTTGGCACGGGATCGCCTCCGTTCCAAAGGCTCGAAAAAAGATTTGATATCGTGGAACGCGGTAAGGATCGTTCGTTTTCCTTTGAtgtttttccccccctccccaatTTCACATATCTATGCAGAAAGTCCACGAAAGAGCGATTTTCCCTTCGATTTTCGCGGATCTGCTCGAATCACACACGAGTCCATCGTCGTTTCTTCCTAGAaacgtgtgtgtgtacgtgtgtgtgtgtgtatctaCGTGGAACGGAGGCATTTGAAGCAAACGACGCGGATCagcgaataaatataaagcaaTAAAGCTTGTCTTTTTAAGGAACGAAATCGTAATCGGTtcatcgtttgaaaaatatttctcctttGGAAAAAACTCCTTAGGAATTTTTCTTCCGTCTCTCGaggatcgataatcgatacatACGTGTTAGAAAGGCTTaacaaagattgaaaatttgttcaaagGATGAGGGAACGAATGAGAAACATATAACGATTCGAGAGAGTGAGACAACACACACCTACACACGCCGTGCgcaaataagaaaagaaagtttatatttggatttttttcttcgaagaaagagaaaatttcaaaaatttcctaCGATCGTAAGATTTTGGGGACTTATTTTTGCAAATCGGGAACGAAACTCTACCTACTAGTTTCAGGAACTATATCCATTTTCGAATCCTCTCctgcgaggaaaaaaagaaaaatctcgaatCGAGGAACTCGAAATCGATTCCTCTTCGAATTTTCCATGCTCGAAGGAGCGAGAGAAAATTCTCTTCGACTTTTCCTTTCAATGATCCTTCGGATGACTTCCGTTTTCCCAGAGGTTTACGCAACCACCACCCCCTCCCCAAAGATGAGTGAGTTTGAGCGAGGCGTGTTTAACCGCCGATCAACAGCCACGGTAGAATCACGGTCACGCAGAGAGCCGCCAAACAACTGGCACACATTGCCAAGGGACTGGCAGCTGCCTCCGGTTCCGCCTCGATCGTGTAATCCTCGTCACGCTCGAATTCACGGACCTCGACGTCGCACCGGAAACAGACGCGGCCGCTCTTCAGATGCGAGCTGTCCCTCCTCAACAGCAACGCCGATCCCTTGCGCTCCATCTTCCATCCGGGTTCTTGCAGAAGCATACGAGTCATCCTCTTTCACCAGAAAGAAACTTGGCGACACTTTTCGTTACTTTTTCGAGTTCCGTTTCCGTCCTCCTCGAAAACAAGCGGCACAGGCGGTCGCTGACTgctctttccctccccccctgtTCTTCGACGTTCCTCTTCTCTCGAGATTGGCGAACAGTTTCACCACCTGAAAGACAAGATACAGAGTCAATAAGGGAAAGAGGAAGGTAGAAGAGCGCTCGAGCGGACcgatatttttcatagattCGTCGAACGGGGTTGAAGCGAGACTCGTTCGAGCGCGATCTAATCTCTC from Apis mellifera strain DH4 linkage group LG4, Amel_HAv3.1, whole genome shotgun sequence includes the following:
- the LOC724189 gene encoding uncharacterized protein LOC724189: MTRMLLQEPGWKMERKGSALLLRRDSSHLKSGRVCFRCDVEVREFERDEDYTIEAEPEAAASPLAMCASCLAALCVTVILPWLLIGG